A window from Gallus gallus isolate bGalGal1 chromosome 5, bGalGal1.mat.broiler.GRCg7b, whole genome shotgun sequence encodes these proteins:
- the CDCA4 gene encoding cell division cycle-associated protein 4 isoform a (isoform a is encoded by transcript variant 2) yields MGEEEGLHQAQLLDTMFMRGLKRKCFDGEEDIEGTLAGIKAIPSYNLQRQSLLDMSLVKLQLCHMLVEPNLCRSVLIANTVRQIQEEMTQDGTWQMINMQNTGQASVDRLVSTDILCRSSREQAEGKHVPGYSTFSKDFEGDQAQDSSETMSTASSVQALRNLQSNVWEMENSQENKGNFQKSLDQIFETLENKSPNSVEDLFSEVDNSYYDLDTMLTGMMSNTKMGHCDGLEPFPSPTTTTSSSNCKSDLNELDHIVEILVES; encoded by the exons atgggagaagaggaaggactACATCAAGCACAATTACTG gacaCAATGTTTATGCGaggactgaaaagaaaatgttttgatggCGAAGAAGATATTGAAGGAACTCTGGCTGGTATTAAGGCTATTCCTTCATATAATCTTCAGCGGCAGTCACTTTTAGATATGTCCCTGGTTAAACTTCAGCTGTGTCACATGCTGGTCGAACCTAACCTTTGTCGTTCGGTACTCATAGCCAACACGGTACGCCAGATCCAAGAGGAAATGACCCAAGATGGGACTTGGCAGATGATAAATATGCAGAATACAGGCCAGGCATCCGTGGATCGTCTTGTTTCAACAGATATCCTCTGTCGCTCATCTagggagcaggctgagggaaaGCATGTTCCAGGTTACAGTACTTTCAGTAAAGACTTTGAGGGTGACCAGGCACAAGATAGTTCAGAAACTATGTCAACAGCCTCTTCAGTGCAAGCTCTAAGAAACCTGCAAAGCAATGTGTGGGAAATGGAGAAttcacaagaaaataaagggaatTTTCAAAAATCATTAGATCAAATATTTGAGACGCTGGAGAACAAAAGTCCTAATTCAGTTGAAGACCTTTTTTCAGAAGTTGACAATTCTTACTATGATCTTGATACTATGTTAACAGGTATGATGAGCAACACAAAAATGGGACACTGTGATGGGCTAGAACCATTTCCTTCTCCAACAACTACAACTTCTAGCTCTAATTGTAAATCTGATCTTAACGAGCTCGATCATATTGTAGAGATCCTTGTTGAATCCTGA
- the LOC423499 gene encoding SERTA domain-containing protein 2 isoform X2, which translates to MLGRGLKRKLSDYEENMAGLSSAFDSSRNLPYPVKRQLVLNMCLTKLQTYKMLVEPNLHRSVLIANTVRQIQEEMRQESNQQAITVCTGITPSSPSYTGMESSGISLQLPSGISQQESNCCDLRSAEDPIENSLLIVSDDDMSSAISSILKDLDFVEDISPPTCLVPTGDDQPKFPENPCLKLEDDRQDLKGAECVFGSFEISNSTSYLKDLAIDDIFEDIDTSMYDSDFCCPPLMPPRPTPLATEEPLKSFPTCNSSSANNIQICRTDLSELDHIMEILVGS; encoded by the coding sequence ATGTTGGGGAGAGGCCTAAAACGCAAACTGAGTGACTATGAGGAGAACATGGCTGGTCTCTCTAGTGCCTTCGATTCCAGTCGAAATCTGCCATATCCGGTTAAGAGGCAGCTGGTGCTTAACATGTGCCTCACCAAGCTACAGACTTACAAAATGCTGGTGGAACCGAACTTACACCGCTCTGTCCTCATAGCCAACACAGTGCGGCAAATTCAAGAGGAAATGAGACAAGAGAGTAATCAGCAGGCCATTACCGTCTGCACTGGCATTACTCCTAGTTCTCCCAGCTACACAGGGATGGAGTCATCTGGGATTTCCCTACAGCTGCCTTCAGGTATTAGTCAGCAAGAGTCTAACTGTTGTGACTTGAGGTCTGCAGAGGACCCGATTGAAAATAGCCTGCTGATAGTTTCAGATGACGATATGTCGTCTGCTATTTCATCTATTCTGAAGGATTTAGACTTTGTAGAAGATATAAGCCCACCTACTTGTCTGGTTCCTACTGGAGACGACCAGCCAAAGTTTCCAGAAAATCCCTGTCTAAAACTAGAAGACGACAGGCAGGATTTGAAGGGAGCCGAATGCGTCTTTGGTTCCTTTGAGATTTCCAATTCGACCAGCTACTTGAAGGATCTGGCAATAGATGACATTTTTGAAGACATCGATACTTCAATGTACGATTCAGACTTCTGTTGCCCCCCGCTGATGCCGCCCAGACCAACACCTCTTGCTACAGAAGAGCCATTGAAGAGCTTTCCAACTTGTAATTCTTCTTCGGCAAACAACATTCAAATATGTAGAACAGATCTGAGTGAGCTGGACCACATCATGGAGATTCTGGTTGGATCCTGA
- the LOC423499 gene encoding SERTA domain-containing protein 2 isoform X1 → MNHQNCCSTCALYFVPLFMLGRGLKRKLSDYEENMAGLSSAFDSSRNLPYPVKRQLVLNMCLTKLQTYKMLVEPNLHRSVLIANTVRQIQEEMRQESNQQAITVCTGITPSSPSYTGMESSGISLQLPSGISQQESNCCDLRSAEDPIENSLLIVSDDDMSSAISSILKDLDFVEDISPPTCLVPTGDDQPKFPENPCLKLEDDRQDLKGAECVFGSFEISNSTSYLKDLAIDDIFEDIDTSMYDSDFCCPPLMPPRPTPLATEEPLKSFPTCNSSSANNIQICRTDLSELDHIMEILVGS, encoded by the exons ATGAACCATCAGAATTGCTGTTCCACGTGTGCTCTGTATTTCGTTCCTTT gttCATGTTGGGGAGAGGCCTAAAACGCAAACTGAGTGACTATGAGGAGAACATGGCTGGTCTCTCTAGTGCCTTCGATTCCAGTCGAAATCTGCCATATCCGGTTAAGAGGCAGCTGGTGCTTAACATGTGCCTCACCAAGCTACAGACTTACAAAATGCTGGTGGAACCGAACTTACACCGCTCTGTCCTCATAGCCAACACAGTGCGGCAAATTCAAGAGGAAATGAGACAAGAGAGTAATCAGCAGGCCATTACCGTCTGCACTGGCATTACTCCTAGTTCTCCCAGCTACACAGGGATGGAGTCATCTGGGATTTCCCTACAGCTGCCTTCAGGTATTAGTCAGCAAGAGTCTAACTGTTGTGACTTGAGGTCTGCAGAGGACCCGATTGAAAATAGCCTGCTGATAGTTTCAGATGACGATATGTCGTCTGCTATTTCATCTATTCTGAAGGATTTAGACTTTGTAGAAGATATAAGCCCACCTACTTGTCTGGTTCCTACTGGAGACGACCAGCCAAAGTTTCCAGAAAATCCCTGTCTAAAACTAGAAGACGACAGGCAGGATTTGAAGGGAGCCGAATGCGTCTTTGGTTCCTTTGAGATTTCCAATTCGACCAGCTACTTGAAGGATCTGGCAATAGATGACATTTTTGAAGACATCGATACTTCAATGTACGATTCAGACTTCTGTTGCCCCCCGCTGATGCCGCCCAGACCAACACCTCTTGCTACAGAAGAGCCATTGAAGAGCTTTCCAACTTGTAATTCTTCTTCGGCAAACAACATTCAAATATGTAGAACAGATCTGAGTGAGCTGGACCACATCATGGAGATTCTGGTTGGATCCTGA
- the LOC101751389 gene encoding spidroin-2-like isoform X1 has product MRKPEEKLGKAVTPFRARCAWIQGGLAGPRTPRRALDKGRRKALGLGAPRAAREGCGKGARAAGTAKAAERGEAAGEACPGRGASSGARRLGRERGGGRGGAEHRCVRSGGAGGGPEEPRDCGRAAGSHPLPEEPRARRPTDGRRPFLGVPRSRRTARRHFGSAPSSAGSAGPDPPLPLAHLPAQNSGGRKAGGAVVPRPRTPLGFPYSPHYYRCRRLPAQEPRSRLGARSALEGRGVANRSARPRPPRPPSYCQSPQRLSLPAPAVSLGAGLQPLATPTRQPQVSIGYRRIAQTTLAFAIGCAVAAAPSRSSPSGAAHGRLPGCHSAGPFPSSVRGWEAEAEAESPFQTAAKASRRGWAPGHGLRREQVETWPSSSPRGPRSGRSPPPGRAASAGPGWAGPGLSAPLRSAPPLPSGPRVPDASRPRSPAGCQAS; this is encoded by the exons ATGCGTAAACCTGAAGAGAAGCTTGGAAAGGCAGTGACTCCCTTTCGGGCACGGTGTGCCTGGATCCAGGGTGGGCTCGCAGGGCCGAGAACACCCCGACGGGCTCTAGACAAAGGCAGGAGGAAGGCGCTGGGGCTGGGTGCCCCTAGGGCAGCACGCGAGGGCTGCGGGAAGGGAGCCAGGGCAGCGGGGACAGCGAAGGCGGCGGAgcggggggaggcggcgggggaGGCGTGCCCGGGGCGGGGAGCGAGCTCGGGCGCACGCAGGCTCGGGAGGGAGCGCGGCGGGGGCCGAGGCGGGGCCGAGCATCGCTGCGTGCGCTCGGGGGGAGCCGGGGGAGGGCCCGAGGAACCGCGCGACTGTGGGAGGGCGGC GGGCTCTCACCCGCTTCCCGAGGAACCGCGTGCGCGGCGGCCAACGGACGGCAGGCGACCGTTCCTCGGCGTCCCGCGCTCCCGGCGAACCGCCCGCCGCCATTTTGGATCCGCTCCCTCCTCCGCGGGCTCCGCCGGCCCCGACCCCCCCCTCCCGCTCGCGCACCTCCCTGCGCAAAACTCCGGGGGACGGAAAGCGGGCGGTGCGGTGGTGCCGCGGCCCCGCACCCCGCTCGGCTTTCCCTACTCACCACACTACTACCGCTGCCGTCGCCTCCCAGCGCAGGAGCCCCGCTCCCGCCTCGGCGCTCGCTCCGCGCTAGAGGGAAGGGGCGTGGCCAACCGtagcgcccggccccgcccccctcGCCCGCCATCTTATTGTCAAAGCCCACAAAGGCTCTCGCTCCCCGCCCCCGCTGTGTCGCTGGGGGCGGGGCTTCAGCCTCTGGCCACGCCCACAAGGCAGCCGCAGGTCTCTATTGGCTACCGCCGAATCGCGCAGACGACGCTCGCCTTTGCGATTGGCTGTGCCGTTGCCGCGGCACCCAGCCGCTCCTCCCCCTCAGGCGCCGCGCACGGGAGGCTGCCCGGTTGCCATAGTGCCGGGCCCTTCCCCTCGTCCGTGAGAGGCTGGGAGGCGGAGGCCGAGGCGGAGTCCCCATTTCAAACAGCAGCCAAAGCCTCGCGGCGTGGCTGGGCTCCCGGCCACGGGCTCCGGCGGGAACAGGTTGAGAcctggcccagcagcagcccgcGGGGCCCTCGCTCTGGGAGGAGCCCGCCCCCGGGCCGCGCCGCCTccgccgggccgggctgggccgggccgggcctctccgctccgctccgctccgcgccgccgctTCCCTCAGGGCCGAGAGTCCCCGACGCCTCCcgcccccgcagccccgcggggTGCCAGGCCTCGTGA
- the CDCA4 gene encoding cell division cycle-associated protein 4 isoform X2, with protein MPVETQEERGETASPVGEIQLLRWSLLCEAAAPDFHQVWHLMGTRSWEPLPLSGASLRSHDSWTCSLLVPECRLWDPVHVFLTPVVPQWPFYNLDTMFMRGLKRKCFDGEEDIEGTLAGIKAIPSYNLQRQSLLDMSLVKLQLCHMLVEPNLCRSVLIANTVRQIQEEMTQDGTWQMINMQNTGQASVDRLVSTDILCRSSREQAEGKHVPGYSTFSKDFEGDQAQDSSETMSTASSVQALRNLQSNVWEMENSQENKGNFQKSLDQIFETLENKSPNSVEDLFSEVDNSYYDLDTMLTGMMSNTKMGHCDGLEPFPSPTTTTSSSNCKSDLNELDHIVEILVES; from the exons ATGCCAGTAGAAACTCAGGAGGAGCGAGGAGAAACTGCCTCTCCAGTAGGTGAAATACAGCTGTTGAGATGGTCGCTTCTGTGCGAAGCAGCGGCTCCTGACTTCCATCAAGTCTGGCATTTAATGGGAACCAGGAGCTGGGAGCCCCTGCCTCTCTCAGGTGCCTCTCTGCGAAGCCATGACTCATGGACCTGCTCACTTCTGGTTCCTGAGTGTCGTCTTTGGGACCCTGTCCATGTGTTCCTGACCCCTGTTGTACCACAATGGCCATTCTATAACCTG gacaCAATGTTTATGCGaggactgaaaagaaaatgttttgatggCGAAGAAGATATTGAAGGAACTCTGGCTGGTATTAAGGCTATTCCTTCATATAATCTTCAGCGGCAGTCACTTTTAGATATGTCCCTGGTTAAACTTCAGCTGTGTCACATGCTGGTCGAACCTAACCTTTGTCGTTCGGTACTCATAGCCAACACGGTACGCCAGATCCAAGAGGAAATGACCCAAGATGGGACTTGGCAGATGATAAATATGCAGAATACAGGCCAGGCATCCGTGGATCGTCTTGTTTCAACAGATATCCTCTGTCGCTCATCTagggagcaggctgagggaaaGCATGTTCCAGGTTACAGTACTTTCAGTAAAGACTTTGAGGGTGACCAGGCACAAGATAGTTCAGAAACTATGTCAACAGCCTCTTCAGTGCAAGCTCTAAGAAACCTGCAAAGCAATGTGTGGGAAATGGAGAAttcacaagaaaataaagggaatTTTCAAAAATCATTAGATCAAATATTTGAGACGCTGGAGAACAAAAGTCCTAATTCAGTTGAAGACCTTTTTTCAGAAGTTGACAATTCTTACTATGATCTTGATACTATGTTAACAGGTATGATGAGCAACACAAAAATGGGACACTGTGATGGGCTAGAACCATTTCCTTCTCCAACAACTACAACTTCTAGCTCTAATTGTAAATCTGATCTTAACGAGCTCGATCATATTGTAGAGATCCTTGTTGAATCCTGA
- the CDCA4 gene encoding cell division cycle-associated protein 4 isoform X1 — translation MGEEEGLHQAQLLRLSMPVETQEERGETASPVGEIQLLRWSLLCEAAAPDFHQVWHLMGTRSWEPLPLSGASLRSHDSWTCSLLVPECRLWDPVHVFLTPVVPQWPFYNLDTMFMRGLKRKCFDGEEDIEGTLAGIKAIPSYNLQRQSLLDMSLVKLQLCHMLVEPNLCRSVLIANTVRQIQEEMTQDGTWQMINMQNTGQASVDRLVSTDILCRSSREQAEGKHVPGYSTFSKDFEGDQAQDSSETMSTASSVQALRNLQSNVWEMENSQENKGNFQKSLDQIFETLENKSPNSVEDLFSEVDNSYYDLDTMLTGMMSNTKMGHCDGLEPFPSPTTTTSSSNCKSDLNELDHIVEILVES, via the exons atgggagaagaggaaggactACATCAAGCACAATTACTG AGGTTAAGCATGCCAGTAGAAACTCAGGAGGAGCGAGGAGAAACTGCCTCTCCAGTAGGTGAAATACAGCTGTTGAGATGGTCGCTTCTGTGCGAAGCAGCGGCTCCTGACTTCCATCAAGTCTGGCATTTAATGGGAACCAGGAGCTGGGAGCCCCTGCCTCTCTCAGGTGCCTCTCTGCGAAGCCATGACTCATGGACCTGCTCACTTCTGGTTCCTGAGTGTCGTCTTTGGGACCCTGTCCATGTGTTCCTGACCCCTGTTGTACCACAATGGCCATTCTATAACCTG gacaCAATGTTTATGCGaggactgaaaagaaaatgttttgatggCGAAGAAGATATTGAAGGAACTCTGGCTGGTATTAAGGCTATTCCTTCATATAATCTTCAGCGGCAGTCACTTTTAGATATGTCCCTGGTTAAACTTCAGCTGTGTCACATGCTGGTCGAACCTAACCTTTGTCGTTCGGTACTCATAGCCAACACGGTACGCCAGATCCAAGAGGAAATGACCCAAGATGGGACTTGGCAGATGATAAATATGCAGAATACAGGCCAGGCATCCGTGGATCGTCTTGTTTCAACAGATATCCTCTGTCGCTCATCTagggagcaggctgagggaaaGCATGTTCCAGGTTACAGTACTTTCAGTAAAGACTTTGAGGGTGACCAGGCACAAGATAGTTCAGAAACTATGTCAACAGCCTCTTCAGTGCAAGCTCTAAGAAACCTGCAAAGCAATGTGTGGGAAATGGAGAAttcacaagaaaataaagggaatTTTCAAAAATCATTAGATCAAATATTTGAGACGCTGGAGAACAAAAGTCCTAATTCAGTTGAAGACCTTTTTTCAGAAGTTGACAATTCTTACTATGATCTTGATACTATGTTAACAGGTATGATGAGCAACACAAAAATGGGACACTGTGATGGGCTAGAACCATTTCCTTCTCCAACAACTACAACTTCTAGCTCTAATTGTAAATCTGATCTTAACGAGCTCGATCATATTGTAGAGATCCTTGTTGAATCCTGA